Proteins encoded by one window of Lycium barbarum isolate Lr01 chromosome 11, ASM1917538v2, whole genome shotgun sequence:
- the LOC132617236 gene encoding UDP-glucose 6-dehydrogenase 3-like isoform X1 gives MYTLSCLITPLCKKKKLILIVKEDLWEFSKIEKDCEGGFVGVFQDRKGFYKGKMVKICCIGAGYVGGPTMAVVALKCPSVEVAVVDISVPRITAWNSDQLPIYEPGLEDVVKECRGRNLFFSTDVEKHVCEADIVFVSVNTPTKTRGLGAGKAADLTYWESAARMIADVSKSDKIVVEKSTVPVKTAEAIEKILTHNSKGINFQILSNPEFLAEGTAIQDLFNPDRVLIGGRETPGGQKAIQALKDIYAQWVPESQILTTNLWSAELSKLAANAFLAQRISSVNAMSALCEATGANVSEVSYAVGKDSRIGPKFLNASVGFGGSCFQKDILNLVYICECNGLPEVAEYWKQVIKINDYQKIRFVNRVVASMFNTVSGKKVAVLGFAFKKDTGDTRETPAIDVCKGLLGDKAKLSIYDPQVNEDQIQRDLAMNKFDWDHPLHLQPMSPTNVKQVSVVWDAYTATKDAHAVCILTEWEGFKKLDYKKIYDNMQKPAFIFDGRNVIDAEKLREIGFIVYAIGKPLDAWLKDMPAVV, from the exons ATGTACACTCTATCATGTTTGATCACCcctttatgtaaaaaaaaaaaattgattctgATTGTGAAGGAGGATTTGTGGGAATTTTCCAAGATTGAAAAGG ATTGTGAAGGAGGATTTGTGGGGGTTTTCCAAGATCGAAAAGG ATTTTACAAAGGGAAAATGGTGAAGATTTGCTGTATAGGAGCTGGATATGTGGGTGGTCCCACCATGGCCGTCGTAGCACTCAAATGCCCTTCCGTTGAAGTGGCGGTGGTAGATATATCTGTGCCTCGCATCACTGCGTGGAATAGTGACCAGCTCCCCATCTATGAGCCAGGCCTTGAGGATGTAGTCAAGGAATGTCGAGGCAGGAATCTCTTCTTTAGCACAGATGTGGAGAAACATGTATGCGAGGCTGATATAGTTTTTGTTTCTGTCAACACTCCTACCAAGACTCGGGGCCTTGGAGCAGGCAAGGCTGCAGATCTGACTTACTGGGAGAGTGCTGCTCGAATGATTGCCGATGTCTCGAAATCTGACAAAATAGTCGTTGAGAAATCGACTGTTCCAGTCAAAACTGCTGAGGCGATTGAGAAGATTTTGACCCACAACAGCAAGGGAATTAACTTCCAAATTCTTTCAAACCCCGAGTTTCTTGCTGAAGGGACTGCAATCCAAGACCTTTTTAATCCTGACAGAGTCTTAATCGGAGGTCGCGAAACTCCAGGAGGCCAGAAGGCTATCCAAGCATTGAAAGATATTTATGCCCAATGGGTTCCTGAAAGTCAGATCCTCACCACCAATTTGTGGTCCGCTGAACTCTCAAAACTGGCTGCGAATGCATTTTTGGCGCAACGAATCTCTTCTGTGAATGCCATGTCAGCTCTCTGCGAGGCTACTGGAGCAAATGTCTCAGAGGTGTCGTATGCTGTTGGTAAGGACTCAAGGATTGGTCCCAAGTTTCTTAACGCTAGTGTTGGTTTCGGTGGCTCTTGCTTCCAGAAGGATATTCTGAATCTGGTTTACATTTGTGAGTGCAATGGTCTTCCAGAGGTGGCTGAATACTGGAAACAGGTAATCAAGATTAATGATTATCAGAAGATTCGTTTTGTCAACCGCGTTGTTGCCTCCATGTTCAACACAGTATCAGGCAAGAAAGTCGCCGTTCTAGGTTTTGCTTTCAAGAAGGATACCGGTGATACTCGAGAGACCCCTGCAATTGATGTTTGCAAGGGACTGTTGGGAGACAAGGCTAAGCTGAGCATATATGACCCTCAAGTTAACGAGGACCAAATCCAAAGGGACCTTGCAATGAACAAGTTTGATTGGGATCATCCGCTTCACCTCCAGCCAATGAGTCCGACTAATGTGAAACAAGTTTCAGTCGTCTGGGATGCCTATACCGCGACAAAGGATGCACATGCTGTTTGCATTCTTACAGAGTGGGAGGGATTCAAGAAACTTGATTACAAGAAGATATATGATAACATGCAGAAACCTGCTTTCATATTTGATGGTAGGAACGTTATTGATGCGGAGAAGCTTAGAGAGATTGGATTTATTGTCTATGCAATTGGTAAGCCACTAGATGCTTGGCTCAAGGACATGCCTGCTGTTGTTTGA
- the LOC132617236 gene encoding UDP-glucose 6-dehydrogenase 3-like isoform X3 produces MVKICCIGAGYVGGPTMAVVALKCPSVEVAVVDISVPRITAWNSDQLPIYEPGLEDVVKECRGRNLFFSTDVEKHVCEADIVFVSVNTPTKTRGLGAGKAADLTYWESAARMIADVSKSDKIVVEKSTVPVKTAEAIEKILTHNSKGINFQILSNPEFLAEGTAIQDLFNPDRVLIGGRETPGGQKAIQALKDIYAQWVPESQILTTNLWSAELSKLAANAFLAQRISSVNAMSALCEATGANVSEVSYAVGKDSRIGPKFLNASVGFGGSCFQKDILNLVYICECNGLPEVAEYWKQVIKINDYQKIRFVNRVVASMFNTVSGKKVAVLGFAFKKDTGDTRETPAIDVCKGLLGDKAKLSIYDPQVNEDQIQRDLAMNKFDWDHPLHLQPMSPTNVKQVSVVWDAYTATKDAHAVCILTEWEGFKKLDYKKIYDNMQKPAFIFDGRNVIDAEKLREIGFIVYAIGKPLDAWLKDMPAVV; encoded by the coding sequence ATGGTGAAGATTTGCTGTATAGGAGCTGGATATGTGGGTGGTCCCACCATGGCCGTCGTAGCACTCAAATGCCCTTCCGTTGAAGTGGCGGTGGTAGATATATCTGTGCCTCGCATCACTGCGTGGAATAGTGACCAGCTCCCCATCTATGAGCCAGGCCTTGAGGATGTAGTCAAGGAATGTCGAGGCAGGAATCTCTTCTTTAGCACAGATGTGGAGAAACATGTATGCGAGGCTGATATAGTTTTTGTTTCTGTCAACACTCCTACCAAGACTCGGGGCCTTGGAGCAGGCAAGGCTGCAGATCTGACTTACTGGGAGAGTGCTGCTCGAATGATTGCCGATGTCTCGAAATCTGACAAAATAGTCGTTGAGAAATCGACTGTTCCAGTCAAAACTGCTGAGGCGATTGAGAAGATTTTGACCCACAACAGCAAGGGAATTAACTTCCAAATTCTTTCAAACCCCGAGTTTCTTGCTGAAGGGACTGCAATCCAAGACCTTTTTAATCCTGACAGAGTCTTAATCGGAGGTCGCGAAACTCCAGGAGGCCAGAAGGCTATCCAAGCATTGAAAGATATTTATGCCCAATGGGTTCCTGAAAGTCAGATCCTCACCACCAATTTGTGGTCCGCTGAACTCTCAAAACTGGCTGCGAATGCATTTTTGGCGCAACGAATCTCTTCTGTGAATGCCATGTCAGCTCTCTGCGAGGCTACTGGAGCAAATGTCTCAGAGGTGTCGTATGCTGTTGGTAAGGACTCAAGGATTGGTCCCAAGTTTCTTAACGCTAGTGTTGGTTTCGGTGGCTCTTGCTTCCAGAAGGATATTCTGAATCTGGTTTACATTTGTGAGTGCAATGGTCTTCCAGAGGTGGCTGAATACTGGAAACAGGTAATCAAGATTAATGATTATCAGAAGATTCGTTTTGTCAACCGCGTTGTTGCCTCCATGTTCAACACAGTATCAGGCAAGAAAGTCGCCGTTCTAGGTTTTGCTTTCAAGAAGGATACCGGTGATACTCGAGAGACCCCTGCAATTGATGTTTGCAAGGGACTGTTGGGAGACAAGGCTAAGCTGAGCATATATGACCCTCAAGTTAACGAGGACCAAATCCAAAGGGACCTTGCAATGAACAAGTTTGATTGGGATCATCCGCTTCACCTCCAGCCAATGAGTCCGACTAATGTGAAACAAGTTTCAGTCGTCTGGGATGCCTATACCGCGACAAAGGATGCACATGCTGTTTGCATTCTTACAGAGTGGGAGGGATTCAAGAAACTTGATTACAAGAAGATATATGATAACATGCAGAAACCTGCTTTCATATTTGATGGTAGGAACGTTATTGATGCGGAGAAGCTTAGAGAGATTGGATTTATTGTCTATGCAATTGGTAAGCCACTAGATGCTTGGCTCAAGGACATGCCTGCTGTTGTTTGA
- the LOC132617236 gene encoding UDP-glucose 6-dehydrogenase 3-like isoform X2, translated as MRFYKGKMVKICCIGAGYVGGPTMAVVALKCPSVEVAVVDISVPRITAWNSDQLPIYEPGLEDVVKECRGRNLFFSTDVEKHVCEADIVFVSVNTPTKTRGLGAGKAADLTYWESAARMIADVSKSDKIVVEKSTVPVKTAEAIEKILTHNSKGINFQILSNPEFLAEGTAIQDLFNPDRVLIGGRETPGGQKAIQALKDIYAQWVPESQILTTNLWSAELSKLAANAFLAQRISSVNAMSALCEATGANVSEVSYAVGKDSRIGPKFLNASVGFGGSCFQKDILNLVYICECNGLPEVAEYWKQVIKINDYQKIRFVNRVVASMFNTVSGKKVAVLGFAFKKDTGDTRETPAIDVCKGLLGDKAKLSIYDPQVNEDQIQRDLAMNKFDWDHPLHLQPMSPTNVKQVSVVWDAYTATKDAHAVCILTEWEGFKKLDYKKIYDNMQKPAFIFDGRNVIDAEKLREIGFIVYAIGKPLDAWLKDMPAVV; from the exons ATGAG ATTTTACAAAGGGAAAATGGTGAAGATTTGCTGTATAGGAGCTGGATATGTGGGTGGTCCCACCATGGCCGTCGTAGCACTCAAATGCCCTTCCGTTGAAGTGGCGGTGGTAGATATATCTGTGCCTCGCATCACTGCGTGGAATAGTGACCAGCTCCCCATCTATGAGCCAGGCCTTGAGGATGTAGTCAAGGAATGTCGAGGCAGGAATCTCTTCTTTAGCACAGATGTGGAGAAACATGTATGCGAGGCTGATATAGTTTTTGTTTCTGTCAACACTCCTACCAAGACTCGGGGCCTTGGAGCAGGCAAGGCTGCAGATCTGACTTACTGGGAGAGTGCTGCTCGAATGATTGCCGATGTCTCGAAATCTGACAAAATAGTCGTTGAGAAATCGACTGTTCCAGTCAAAACTGCTGAGGCGATTGAGAAGATTTTGACCCACAACAGCAAGGGAATTAACTTCCAAATTCTTTCAAACCCCGAGTTTCTTGCTGAAGGGACTGCAATCCAAGACCTTTTTAATCCTGACAGAGTCTTAATCGGAGGTCGCGAAACTCCAGGAGGCCAGAAGGCTATCCAAGCATTGAAAGATATTTATGCCCAATGGGTTCCTGAAAGTCAGATCCTCACCACCAATTTGTGGTCCGCTGAACTCTCAAAACTGGCTGCGAATGCATTTTTGGCGCAACGAATCTCTTCTGTGAATGCCATGTCAGCTCTCTGCGAGGCTACTGGAGCAAATGTCTCAGAGGTGTCGTATGCTGTTGGTAAGGACTCAAGGATTGGTCCCAAGTTTCTTAACGCTAGTGTTGGTTTCGGTGGCTCTTGCTTCCAGAAGGATATTCTGAATCTGGTTTACATTTGTGAGTGCAATGGTCTTCCAGAGGTGGCTGAATACTGGAAACAGGTAATCAAGATTAATGATTATCAGAAGATTCGTTTTGTCAACCGCGTTGTTGCCTCCATGTTCAACACAGTATCAGGCAAGAAAGTCGCCGTTCTAGGTTTTGCTTTCAAGAAGGATACCGGTGATACTCGAGAGACCCCTGCAATTGATGTTTGCAAGGGACTGTTGGGAGACAAGGCTAAGCTGAGCATATATGACCCTCAAGTTAACGAGGACCAAATCCAAAGGGACCTTGCAATGAACAAGTTTGATTGGGATCATCCGCTTCACCTCCAGCCAATGAGTCCGACTAATGTGAAACAAGTTTCAGTCGTCTGGGATGCCTATACCGCGACAAAGGATGCACATGCTGTTTGCATTCTTACAGAGTGGGAGGGATTCAAGAAACTTGATTACAAGAAGATATATGATAACATGCAGAAACCTGCTTTCATATTTGATGGTAGGAACGTTATTGATGCGGAGAAGCTTAGAGAGATTGGATTTATTGTCTATGCAATTGGTAAGCCACTAGATGCTTGGCTCAAGGACATGCCTGCTGTTGTTTGA